A genome region from Thalassotalea euphylliae includes the following:
- a CDS encoding LysR family transcriptional regulator, giving the protein MKLNTDRLNAFYQVALDKSFCQAADNLFITQSALSQRVLKLEQELGTNLLIRSPEGIGLTEQGKILFEYVSDLQAREQDVLNQVTGRSAIANGIIRVGAFSSVMRSVIMPSLLPLINSPHQLKVEFFSRELRELPPLLLSGEVDFIVVDAEFTDPRLQFELLGHETLVHIRNRASEHRLDPPIFLDHDAHDVTTYNFFDTQGMADFEFDRCFYDDVYGLIDGVRLGFGEAVVSEHIIKDSDDFEIVTHAKAVTSPVILCYVKNRYMSALQKQVIEHLQQNAPRHL; this is encoded by the coding sequence ATGAAACTCAATACCGATCGATTGAATGCGTTTTATCAGGTGGCACTGGATAAGAGCTTTTGTCAGGCGGCTGACAACTTGTTTATTACCCAATCAGCCTTGTCCCAGCGGGTACTTAAGTTGGAGCAGGAGCTGGGCACCAATTTGCTGATCCGTAGCCCTGAAGGCATTGGTTTGACAGAGCAGGGGAAGATCCTTTTCGAATATGTGTCGGATTTGCAGGCACGCGAGCAAGATGTATTGAATCAAGTGACTGGGCGCAGCGCCATCGCTAACGGCATTATCCGTGTCGGGGCGTTCAGCTCAGTGATGCGATCGGTGATCATGCCCTCGTTATTGCCTTTGATTAATTCTCCCCATCAACTGAAGGTGGAGTTCTTTTCCAGAGAGCTGCGTGAATTACCTCCTTTGCTATTGTCCGGAGAAGTAGACTTTATCGTCGTGGACGCCGAATTCACTGATCCGCGTCTGCAATTTGAGTTACTTGGCCACGAAACCTTAGTGCATATACGTAATAGGGCCAGCGAGCATCGGCTGGATCCGCCGATCTTTCTGGATCATGATGCGCATGATGTCACCACCTACAACTTTTTTGACACCCAAGGAATGGCGGATTTTGAGTTCGACCGCTGTTTTTATGATGACGTCTACGGTTTGATAGATGGCGTTCGTCTGGGATTTGGTGAAGCTGTGGTGTCTGAGCATATTATTAAAGACAGTGATGATTTCGAGATTGTCACCCACGCGAAAGCCGTCACCAGCCCAGTCATTCTCTGTTATGTGAAAAACCGCTACATGTCGGCATTACAAAAACAGGTTATTGAGCATTTGCAACAGAATGCACCTCGTCATTTGTAA
- a CDS encoding haloalkane dehalogenase, which translates to MPIVALRTPEERFSLLPAFPYQPNYVDDLEGYETLRMAYIDEGSKDANATFLCLHGEPSWSYLYRKMIPVFTEAGYRVVAPDLYGFGRSDKPVDDDTYTFEFHRNSLIRLIERLDLKNITLVCQDWGGILGLTLPMDMAARFDNLLVMNTGLPAGDGATEGFYRWRGFCASAPEIPVGGLIATDAGSAMNMLDVVAYDAPYPDNSYKAGVRRFPQLVPVDPDMPAIDITTRARSFWSNEWQGQSFMAIGMRDAVLGEKSMEVLRSFIKGCPEPMKLEEAGHFVQEYGVPIAKQALAKFGL; encoded by the coding sequence ATGCCGATAGTTGCACTGAGAACGCCTGAAGAAAGATTTTCATTACTTCCAGCCTTTCCATACCAGCCTAATTATGTTGACGATTTAGAAGGTTATGAAACGCTTCGTATGGCTTATATTGATGAAGGTAGCAAAGATGCCAACGCCACTTTTCTTTGTTTGCACGGTGAACCAAGTTGGAGTTATTTGTATCGTAAAATGATCCCTGTGTTCACTGAAGCGGGTTATCGTGTTGTCGCGCCTGATCTTTATGGGTTTGGTCGCTCTGATAAGCCGGTTGATGATGATACATACACCTTTGAATTTCACCGAAACAGCTTAATACGATTAATTGAGCGCTTAGATTTGAAAAATATCACCTTAGTCTGCCAAGACTGGGGCGGGATTCTAGGCTTAACCTTACCCATGGATATGGCCGCTCGCTTTGATAATTTATTAGTGATGAATACGGGCTTGCCCGCCGGTGACGGTGCAACAGAGGGCTTTTACCGCTGGCGTGGATTTTGTGCCAGTGCACCAGAAATTCCAGTTGGCGGTTTAATTGCGACAGATGCCGGTAGTGCAATGAACATGCTAGATGTTGTTGCTTACGATGCTCCATACCCAGACAATAGCTACAAAGCAGGAGTGCGCCGCTTCCCCCAATTAGTGCCAGTAGACCCAGATATGCCAGCTATTGATATAACAACGCGCGCTCGATCATTTTGGTCTAACGAGTGGCAAGGGCAAAGCTTTATGGCAATTGGTATGCGAGATGCCGTGTTAGGTGAAAAATCTATGGAAGTACTAAGGTCGTTTATTAAGGGTTGCCCAGAGCCCATGAAGCTCGAAGAAGCAGGGCACTTTGTTCAGGAATACGGCGTGCCCATTGCCAAGCAAGCATTAGCTAAGTTTGGTTTATAA
- a CDS encoding DUF1223 domain-containing protein, whose product MKLLSMPSAVTLTFSYLCLLLSFGTFSQTFVSPKQQVNLVEVYSSQGCSSCPPAEKWLSQFKTDKRLFEQFIPINLHVDYWDYIGWKDPYAMRAFTKRQQNYQRLGHTQNIATPGFVVNGKGWNGWFYRQELPIDNALVVGELSAKIDEQQVTLTFEAEQALPPYVQAHVAILGFDQITRVTRGENRGKALPHDFVVIDYQQSSVKVSNTQLTTSLPIPNSGKFESTQKAIVVWLSKRFDPKPIQAVGGWLD is encoded by the coding sequence ATGAAGTTACTATCAATGCCAAGTGCCGTTACCTTGACGTTTTCCTATCTGTGCCTGTTACTTTCCTTTGGCACGTTTTCTCAAACCTTTGTTAGCCCAAAACAACAAGTTAACTTAGTAGAAGTATATAGCTCTCAAGGTTGCAGCAGCTGTCCTCCTGCAGAAAAGTGGCTGAGTCAATTTAAAACTGACAAGCGCCTATTTGAGCAGTTTATTCCAATTAATCTTCATGTCGATTATTGGGACTATATTGGCTGGAAAGATCCTTACGCCATGCGTGCTTTTACTAAACGTCAGCAAAATTACCAGCGCCTTGGTCACACACAAAATATTGCTACCCCAGGTTTTGTGGTTAACGGCAAAGGGTGGAATGGTTGGTTTTACCGCCAAGAATTACCGATAGATAACGCGTTAGTCGTTGGCGAGCTTAGTGCCAAAATTGATGAACAACAAGTAACGCTGACCTTTGAAGCTGAGCAAGCCCTGCCGCCATATGTTCAGGCACACGTTGCGATTCTTGGGTTTGATCAAATAACCCGCGTTACTCGCGGTGAAAATAGAGGAAAAGCATTGCCACATGATTTTGTTGTGATTGACTACCAGCAATCCAGTGTCAAAGTCAGTAATACTCAGTTGACGACGAGTTTGCCTATTCCGAACAGCGGTAAGTTTGAGTCAACCCAAAAAGCAATTGTTGTATGGCTTTCTAAGCGATTTGACCCCAAACCTATACAAGCCGTTGGTGGTTGGTTAGATTAA
- a CDS encoding methyltransferase domain-containing protein has protein sequence MKSALAFREPSSPQSWQSLPMGNVILDAINQTIAPWTAKFFGYHLMKIGALSGALDTHLSPINHQITVAHCRHNSSVIADIDDLPFIEHSVDVCLLGHALEFSVDPHHVLREASRVLIPNGYMVITGYNPISFAGLNKILPYRRKQMPWREHFFTPMRVKDWLELMGFEILEDTRLLHSTLAGQAPLANQGPAKQTAVKQESAKQVADTDGNEQALPQGTIKKTWKKLAQAYFPAIGSIYVIVAKKRVHPLTPIKPKWRLRPSLQPARVPSMNSNRLNSNRININRLNSNRVLSNRNSKATKNK, from the coding sequence ATGAAATCGGCTTTAGCCTTCCGAGAACCGAGTTCGCCGCAAAGCTGGCAGTCATTGCCGATGGGCAATGTGATACTGGATGCGATTAATCAAACAATCGCGCCGTGGACTGCGAAATTCTTTGGTTATCATCTGATGAAAATAGGGGCATTGAGTGGCGCTTTGGATACCCACTTATCACCCATTAACCATCAAATCACTGTCGCTCATTGTCGCCATAATAGTTCTGTGATTGCTGATATTGACGACTTGCCGTTTATCGAACACAGCGTAGATGTATGTTTACTGGGTCATGCATTAGAGTTTAGTGTTGATCCGCACCATGTGCTTAGGGAAGCGAGTAGGGTGCTCATTCCCAATGGCTACATGGTGATTACCGGTTACAACCCGATAAGTTTTGCCGGATTAAATAAAATACTGCCATATCGGCGCAAACAAATGCCATGGCGAGAGCACTTTTTTACCCCGATGCGGGTTAAAGATTGGCTTGAGTTGATGGGCTTTGAGATTTTGGAAGATACGCGTTTACTGCATTCAACACTAGCTGGGCAAGCCCCATTAGCTAATCAAGGACCTGCTAAACAAACAGCAGTAAAACAAGAATCAGCTAAACAAGTAGCAGATACTGATGGTAATGAGCAAGCTTTGCCACAAGGTACAATAAAAAAAACATGGAAAAAACTCGCGCAAGCTTATTTTCCCGCTATTGGTAGTATTTACGTGATTGTCGCGAAAAAACGCGTACACCCACTGACACCGATAAAACCTAAATGGCGATTACGCCCAAGTCTACAACCAGCGCGAGTGCCGTCGATGAATAGCAATAGGCTGAACAGTAACAGAATCAACATCAATAGACTGAATAGCAATAGGGTGCTTAGCAACAGAAACAGCAAGGCAACTAAAAATAAGTAG
- the gloB gene encoding hydroxyacylglutathione hydrolase, whose translation MTINITAIHAFNDNYIWAITQENEPELTLVDPGQAKPCIDYIEVNDLKLTNILITHHHGDHVGAVKALVAQYGDDINVYGPATENIPLCRYPLTEGDRVDIDKPQLSLQVLDVPGHTAGHIVYVNDDVLFCGDTLFSGGCGRLFEGTPAQMHHSLAKLKQLPPTTTVYCAHEYTLANLAFAQTVEPNNAELNEYVETAKQLRAQQIATIPTTIARELAINPFLRADQAEVQQSAQSYTGVTLCNEVDVFAAVRRWKDEF comes from the coding sequence ATGACTATTAATATAACGGCGATTCATGCATTTAACGACAATTATATTTGGGCAATTACGCAAGAAAATGAACCTGAACTAACACTTGTCGATCCCGGCCAGGCTAAACCTTGCATAGACTACATCGAAGTTAACGACCTGAAACTGACCAATATATTGATTACTCATCATCATGGTGATCATGTTGGCGCTGTTAAAGCGCTTGTTGCGCAATATGGTGACGACATCAATGTTTATGGCCCTGCCACTGAAAATATTCCCCTTTGTCGTTATCCATTAACCGAGGGCGATAGAGTAGATATCGATAAGCCACAACTGAGTTTGCAGGTGCTTGATGTTCCCGGTCACACCGCAGGCCATATTGTTTACGTTAACGACGATGTTCTTTTTTGTGGCGATACACTATTTAGTGGCGGTTGTGGACGTTTATTTGAGGGGACACCCGCACAAATGCATCACTCGCTTGCCAAGCTAAAACAATTGCCACCAACAACCACTGTGTACTGTGCGCACGAATATACCTTAGCTAATTTAGCGTTTGCGCAAACCGTAGAGCCAAACAATGCAGAACTCAATGAGTATGTAGAAACCGCTAAGCAATTAAGAGCACAGCAAATAGCTACCATACCCACCACAATAGCAAGAGAATTGGCGATTAATCCTTTTTTACGTGCTGACCAAGCTGAAGTTCAGCAAAGCGCACAATCATACACAGGCGTAACACTCTGTAATGAAGTTGACGTGTTCGCTGCGGTTCGGCGCTGGAAAGATGAATTTTAG
- a CDS encoding lytic transglycosylase — protein MKQLTLSISASLLLLGCQTTQQEQSSDLIAANEYIATPVEINQALMADESIDVIHPVADVDINLADDDIHISDDIWQHIQQQITFDIPQNKRVVVQRNWYAKHQSYLDRVAKRAEPFLHYIVQELEKNDMPIEMALLPIVESAFDPFAYSHGRASGMWQFVPGTGKRFGMKQNWWYDGRRDVIASTDGAIKYLKYLHKYFDGDWLLALAAYNSGEGRVKRAMKANARKNKPTDFWSLDLPKETRAYVPKLLALADIVKRPNDFGLNLYKINNNQVISTVDIKSQLDLAKAARLADLSLAEFQRLNPGFNRWATDPDGPHYVVVPTAKVEAFETGLAKLTDKERLSWQRYQIKSGDSLIRIAKKFHTTPELIRRVNSIKGNNIRAGKHLLIPVAAQALDDYILSQEQRLTKTQQRKRTGIKTYHKVKSGDTLWDISRLYNVSTKSIAKWNGMAPRDYIKPGQKLVIWQKSGLKQSASKPAEQVVMRNITYKVRRGDSFARIANKFNVSIKDIERWNSLSRKNYLQPGQMLKLSVDVTNSI, from the coding sequence ATGAAGCAGTTAACACTTTCAATATCGGCCTCTTTACTATTGCTCGGCTGTCAAACCACACAGCAAGAGCAATCATCTGATTTAATCGCCGCCAATGAATACATCGCGACTCCGGTTGAAATCAATCAAGCATTAATGGCTGATGAATCCATAGACGTTATTCATCCTGTAGCTGACGTTGATATTAATTTAGCGGATGATGACATCCATATCTCAGATGATATTTGGCAACATATTCAACAACAAATTACGTTCGATATCCCGCAAAACAAACGTGTTGTTGTGCAGCGCAACTGGTATGCAAAACACCAAAGCTATTTAGATCGCGTTGCAAAGCGCGCAGAGCCATTTCTGCACTACATAGTACAAGAGCTTGAAAAAAACGATATGCCAATTGAAATGGCATTGTTGCCAATTGTTGAAAGTGCCTTTGACCCGTTTGCCTACTCTCACGGTCGAGCATCGGGCATGTGGCAATTTGTACCAGGTACAGGTAAACGCTTTGGCATGAAGCAAAATTGGTGGTACGACGGCAGACGCGACGTGATTGCCTCAACCGATGGCGCCATTAAATACCTTAAATACCTACATAAATATTTTGACGGTGACTGGTTATTAGCCCTAGCAGCCTATAACTCAGGTGAAGGTCGAGTCAAACGAGCAATGAAAGCTAATGCACGTAAGAACAAGCCTACTGACTTTTGGTCGCTCGATTTACCTAAAGAAACTCGCGCTTACGTGCCCAAATTGCTAGCACTGGCTGATATTGTCAAGCGTCCCAACGATTTCGGTTTAAACTTATACAAAATTAATAACAATCAAGTGATTTCAACGGTTGATATTAAATCTCAGCTCGATTTAGCCAAAGCCGCACGGTTAGCTGATTTATCTCTTGCTGAATTTCAACGACTAAACCCAGGTTTTAATCGTTGGGCAACCGATCCCGACGGGCCACATTATGTAGTTGTACCAACCGCAAAAGTTGAGGCTTTTGAGACAGGTTTAGCAAAGCTAACCGATAAAGAGCGTTTGTCTTGGCAGCGTTATCAGATCAAGTCAGGTGACAGCTTAATTCGTATTGCCAAGAAGTTTCATACCACGCCAGAGCTGATCCGCAGGGTCAATAGTATCAAAGGCAATAATATTCGCGCAGGTAAACATTTGCTGATCCCTGTCGCGGCGCAAGCGCTTGATGACTACATTTTGTCGCAAGAACAGCGCTTGACCAAAACCCAGCAGCGCAAACGCACTGGCATCAAAACCTACCACAAGGTGAAATCAGGCGACACGCTTTGGGACATTAGCCGCTTATACAATGTTTCTACCAAGAGCATTGCGAAGTGGAATGGTATGGCACCGCGTGACTACATTAAACCAGGTCAAAAGCTCGTGATTTGGCAAAAAAGTGGATTAAAGCAATCAGCCAGTAAACCTGCTGAACAGGTTGTCATGCGCAATATTACCTACAAAGTGCGCCGTGGTGACTCATTTGCCCGTATTGCGAATAAGTTTAACGTTTCCATTAAAGATATTGAGCGCTGGAATAGTTTAAGTCGCAAAAACTACTTACAACCAGGCCAAATGTTGAAATTGTCTGTTGACGTTACCAACAGCATTTAG
- a CDS encoding LysE family translocator: protein MIDTTLLAVFIPTIFFVSITPGMCMTLAMTLGMSIGVRRTLFMMFGELLGVASVAIAAVMGVAAVMLNYPSAFATLKIIGGIYLAYIGINMWRSKGKLAISKDANVERQPLQLFSQGFVTAIANPKGWAFMVSLLPSFINQSMPLAPQLSFLVAIILLSEFICMMLYAAGGKTIGKLLTSKGNVKLLNRISGGLMVCVALWLFAS from the coding sequence ATGATAGATACCACTCTGCTCGCCGTTTTTATTCCAACCATTTTTTTCGTTAGCATCACACCTGGTATGTGTATGACCTTAGCAATGACGCTGGGTATGTCTATTGGCGTCAGGCGCACGCTATTTATGATGTTTGGAGAGTTATTAGGCGTTGCTAGCGTTGCCATCGCGGCGGTGATGGGTGTCGCAGCTGTAATGCTTAACTACCCTAGCGCATTCGCCACCCTAAAAATTATCGGTGGCATTTATTTAGCGTATATAGGTATTAACATGTGGCGATCGAAAGGCAAGCTTGCCATTAGTAAAGACGCCAATGTGGAAAGACAGCCGCTACAACTTTTTTCACAAGGCTTTGTCACCGCAATAGCAAACCCAAAAGGCTGGGCATTTATGGTTTCCTTACTACCGTCTTTTATTAACCAATCAATGCCACTAGCACCTCAGCTAAGCTTTCTGGTCGCCATTATTTTACTTTCAGAGTTTATTTGCATGATGCTGTATGCAGCTGGTGGGAAAACCATAGGTAAGTTACTCACTTCGAAGGGCAACGTGAAATTACTCAATAGAATTTCAGGCGGGTTGATGGTTTGTGTCGCACTATGGCTATTTGCTAGCTAG
- the ccoN gene encoding cytochrome-c oxidase, cbb3-type subunit I: MSQSNTAAVDYNMKVVRQFTVMTVIWGFVGTLVGVLIAAQLIWPALNFDTPWLTYSRLRPLHTNAVIFAFGTSALFATSYYVVQRTCKTALFGGSLASFTFWGWQAIILAAVITLPLGYTSSKEYAELEWPIDIAITVVWVSYAIVFFGTVIKRTTSHIYVANWFFGGFIITVAVLHIGNSMAIPISGMKSYSIYSGAIDAMMQWWYGHNAVGFLLTAGFLGMMYYFVPKQAERPVYSYRLSIVHFWALVSLYIWAGPHHLHYTALPDWAQSLGMVMSVVLFLPSWGGMINGIMTLSGAWHKLRNDPILRFLIVSLSFYGMSTFEGPMMAIKSVNALSHYTDWTVGHVHSGALGWVAMVSIGAMYHLIPVLFSQERMYSVRLINIHFWMHTAGIVLYIVAMWISGVMQGLMWRAVNTDGTLTYSFVESLTASYPFYFMRFLGGVLVVAGFGIMIYNMLKTIGAENGSLKKVEAA; the protein is encoded by the coding sequence ATGAGTCAAAGTAATACAGCAGCAGTAGACTACAACATGAAAGTTGTACGTCAATTTACTGTGATGACTGTCATTTGGGGGTTTGTAGGTACGCTAGTTGGTGTCTTAATTGCAGCTCAATTAATTTGGCCTGCGCTAAATTTCGATACTCCTTGGCTAACCTACTCCCGTTTACGTCCACTGCACACCAATGCGGTAATCTTCGCTTTTGGTACTAGTGCACTTTTCGCTACATCTTACTATGTTGTACAACGTACTTGTAAAACAGCATTGTTTGGTGGCAGCTTAGCATCGTTCACCTTCTGGGGCTGGCAGGCAATTATCCTTGCTGCCGTTATCACCCTACCGTTAGGTTACACTTCAAGTAAGGAATACGCTGAATTAGAATGGCCGATTGATATTGCTATCACGGTAGTTTGGGTAAGCTATGCAATTGTATTCTTTGGTACTGTAATCAAACGAACGACCTCGCACATTTACGTTGCGAACTGGTTCTTCGGTGGCTTCATCATTACCGTTGCGGTATTGCACATTGGTAACAGCATGGCAATTCCAATTTCTGGTATGAAGTCTTACTCGATTTACTCCGGTGCAATCGACGCAATGATGCAATGGTGGTACGGTCACAACGCTGTAGGTTTCCTACTAACAGCAGGTTTCCTTGGTATGATGTACTACTTCGTACCTAAGCAAGCAGAACGTCCAGTTTACTCTTACCGTTTATCTATTGTTCACTTCTGGGCACTAGTATCGTTATACATTTGGGCAGGTCCTCACCACTTACATTACACAGCACTTCCTGACTGGGCACAAAGCTTAGGTATGGTAATGTCTGTTGTATTATTCCTTCCTTCTTGGGGTGGTATGATCAACGGTATCATGACGTTGTCTGGTGCATGGCACAAACTACGTAATGACCCTATTCTTCGTTTCCTAATCGTTTCATTATCTTTCTACGGTATGTCTACTTTCGAAGGTCCAATGATGGCGATTAAATCTGTAAACGCACTATCTCACTACACTGACTGGACTGTAGGTCACGTTCACTCAGGTGCGTTAGGTTGGGTTGCAATGGTTTCAATTGGTGCAATGTACCACTTAATTCCAGTGTTATTTAGCCAAGAGCGTATGTACAGCGTTCGTTTAATCAACATCCACTTCTGGATGCACACTGCGGGTATCGTTTTATACATCGTGGCAATGTGGATTTCAGGTGTAATGCAAGGCTTAATGTGGCGTGCAGTTAACACTGACGGTACGTTAACTTACAGCTTTGTTGAAAGCTTAACGGCTTCTTACCCATTCTACTTTATGCGTTTCTTAGGTGGTGTATTAGTTGTAGCTGGTTTCGGTATCATGATCTACAACATGTTAAAAACCATAGGTGCTGAAAACGGTAGCCTTAAGAAAGTTGAAGCAGCTTAA
- the ccoO gene encoding cytochrome-c oxidase, cbb3-type subunit II — MQNKHEKVEKHVGWFFIFTIMAISIGGLVEITPLFFQKETTTPVTNLRPYTALEMEGRDIYIREGCNVCHSQMIRPFRAETERYGHYSVAGEHVWEHPFLWGSKRTGPDLARVGGRYSDDWHRAHLIDPRSVVPESNMPSFRWLEENTLDGKLTAKKLETFNMLTRNRGHKDENGNPIPLYSAEDIANARSDVQGKTEMEAIIAYLQSLGHALK; from the coding sequence ATGCAAAACAAGCACGAAAAAGTTGAAAAGCACGTTGGCTGGTTCTTCATCTTTACGATTATGGCGATCAGTATTGGTGGTTTAGTGGAAATTACCCCACTATTCTTCCAAAAAGAAACAACGACGCCGGTAACTAACTTACGTCCATACACTGCACTAGAAATGGAAGGTCGTGACATATACATCCGTGAAGGTTGTAACGTATGTCACAGTCAAATGATCCGTCCTTTCCGTGCAGAAACTGAACGCTACGGTCACTACTCAGTTGCTGGTGAGCACGTATGGGAGCACCCGTTCCTATGGGGTTCTAAGCGTACTGGTCCTGATTTAGCGCGCGTAGGTGGCCGTTACAGTGATGACTGGCATCGTGCTCACTTAATCGACCCACGCTCGGTAGTGCCAGAGTCAAACATGCCATCGTTCAGATGGTTAGAAGAGAACACGTTAGACGGCAAGCTAACTGCGAAGAAGTTAGAAACGTTCAACATGTTAACTCGTAACCGTGGCCATAAAGATGAAAATGGCAACCCTATTCCACTTTACTCAGCTGAAGACATCGCAAATGCACGTTCTGACGTACAAGGTAAAACGGAAATGGAAGCTATCATCGCTTACCTTCAGTCGTTAGGTCACGCATTGAAGTAA
- a CDS encoding cbb3-type cytochrome oxidase subunit 3, with amino-acid sequence MDYGTLRGLIALLILALFIIIVVWAYSKSRKSSFDQAANSIFEEDHKDEVNKQETNK; translated from the coding sequence ATGGACTATGGAACACTAAGAGGGTTAATTGCCCTTCTAATATTGGCACTTTTTATCATCATTGTGGTCTGGGCTTACAGCAAGAGTCGCAAATCGTCTTTTGACCAAGCAGCGAACTCTATTTTCGAAGAAGACCACAAAGATGAGGTAAACAAACAGGAGACTAATAAATAA
- the ccoP gene encoding cytochrome-c oxidase, cbb3-type subunit III, translating into MSSFWSIWITVLSLGTLVGCYLLLRWCLKNFAGVPEGESMGHEFDGIEELNNPLPKWWSTFFLITIIWGFGYLLFYPGLGNWQGLFGWKSSNQGIMSIEESKALTAANLKSDSGVLNQYDREVAQADEKYGPIFEAYAARNIEDLAGDEEARKVGQRLFLQNCAQCHGSDARGTTGFPNLTDNDWLYGGTPADIKHSLIHGRKANGMMAWKSALGGEQGVKEMAAYVLSLSGREVNAEDAAKAAPKFAMCAACHGPEGQGSNAMGIALGAPALNDNIWLYGGSQKAVEESIRNGRAGVMPAWLDILGEEKIHVISAYVYSLSNK; encoded by the coding sequence ATGTCTAGCTTCTGGAGTATTTGGATTACTGTTCTTTCACTAGGAACGTTAGTAGGTTGTTACCTATTATTACGCTGGTGTTTAAAGAACTTCGCTGGTGTCCCTGAAGGCGAATCTATGGGACACGAATTTGATGGTATCGAAGAGTTAAACAATCCACTTCCTAAGTGGTGGTCTACATTCTTCCTAATTACTATCATTTGGGGCTTCGGCTACTTACTTTTCTACCCAGGTTTAGGTAACTGGCAAGGTCTTTTTGGCTGGAAGTCATCTAACCAAGGTATTATGAGCATCGAAGAGTCTAAAGCGTTAACTGCTGCTAACTTAAAATCGGATTCTGGTGTACTTAACCAGTACGACCGTGAAGTAGCGCAAGCTGACGAAAAATACGGCCCAATCTTTGAAGCATACGCAGCGCGTAACATTGAAGACTTAGCGGGTGACGAAGAAGCACGTAAAGTAGGTCAACGTTTGTTCCTACAAAACTGTGCACAATGTCACGGCTCTGATGCACGCGGTACAACTGGCTTCCCTAACCTAACCGACAACGATTGGTTATACGGCGGCACACCAGCTGACATCAAGCACTCATTAATCCACGGCCGTAAGGCTAACGGTATGATGGCTTGGAAATCAGCACTAGGTGGTGAGCAAGGTGTTAAAGAAATGGCAGCTTACGTATTAAGCTTAAGTGGCCGTGAAGTTAACGCTGAAGACGCAGCAAAAGCAGCGCCTAAGTTCGCAATGTGTGCAGCATGTCACGGTCCAGAAGGTCAAGGCAGTAATGCTATGGGTATCGCACTTGGTGCACCTGCCCTTAACGACAACATCTGGTTATACGGTGGCTCACAAAAAGCCGTTGAAGAATCTATTCGCAATGGCCGTGCCGGTGTAATGCCAGCTTGGTTAGATATCCTAGGCGAAGAGAAAATTCACGTTATCAGTGCTTACGTTTACAGCTTATCTAATAAGTAA
- a CDS encoding FixH family protein, giving the protein MKTPWYKEPWAWLVFFLPLSAVIAGITTVIIANTDPDDLVVGDYYKKGKAINIEVSKVKLAQKLGMKFGLKLSDNELVIRPLGIEKEFPVINANFYHPTLEERDFYLALTPDGNGDFRHRFEDAVSGKWRVTLSSFENNWKVQATVALPQEEFIELIPNPAQAQ; this is encoded by the coding sequence ATGAAAACTCCTTGGTATAAAGAGCCGTGGGCTTGGTTAGTCTTTTTCCTACCTTTATCTGCGGTGATCGCAGGTATCACTACCGTGATTATTGCAAACACCGACCCCGATGACTTAGTGGTAGGTGACTACTATAAAAAGGGTAAGGCAATTAATATTGAGGTGTCTAAAGTTAAGCTTGCTCAAAAACTTGGCATGAAATTCGGCTTAAAACTTTCTGACAATGAATTAGTTATTCGCCCACTCGGCATTGAAAAAGAATTTCCAGTAATTAATGCCAATTTCTATCACCCAACGCTAGAAGAAAGAGATTTTTACTTAGCGCTAACGCCTGACGGCAATGGTGATTTCAGACACCGCTTTGAAGATGCAGTATCTGGCAAGTGGCGTGTTACCCTCTCATCTTTTGAAAACAACTGGAAAGTGCAAGCAACAGTTGCATTACCACAAGAAGAATTCATTGAGTTAATACCAAACCCAGCACAAGCTCAGTAA